A window from Desulfobacteraceae bacterium encodes these proteins:
- a CDS encoding cupin domain-containing protein, with the protein MFQPQNGDGYKSILDKIRQKTLVYGEKTLLAEFRLAKGAVVPAHQHPHEQTGYLVSGRLELTIGGQCHLVTPGGSWCIAGNVTHSAVALEDAVAVEAFAPVRKDYLP; encoded by the coding sequence ATGTTTCAACCACAAAATGGCGACGGCTACAAGAGCATACTGGACAAAATCAGGCAAAAAACCCTGGTTTATGGCGAAAAGACCCTGCTGGCCGAATTCCGCCTGGCCAAGGGCGCGGTGGTCCCGGCCCACCAGCACCCCCACGAACAAACCGGCTACCTGGTATCCGGCCGACTGGAGCTGACCATCGGCGGCCAATGCCACCTGGTCACCCCCGGCGGCAGCTGGTGCATTGCCGGCAACGTGACCCACAGCGCCGTGGCCCTGGAGGATGCGGTGGCGGTTGAAGCCTTTGCCCCCGTCCGCAAAGACTATCTGCCCTGA